One genomic region from Melioribacteraceae bacterium encodes:
- a CDS encoding NAD-dependent succinate-semialdehyde dehydrogenase — protein MPIQTINPATGKIEKTFNAFTNDEIRNSIDESHQAFLGWSRVEFSERKKLMKNAAEVMRSKRDEYAFIITTEMGKPVKQSISEVEKCAWVCDYYAENAETILKKEIVSTDASESYIEFNPLGVILAVMPWNFPFWQVFRFAAPSLMAGNVGLLKHSSNVPMCALAIEQIFLNAGFPKNVFKSLLIGSEPVKEIIRNPKIKAATLTGSEPAGRKIAEACGKELKKTVLELGGSDPFIILDDADLDMAAETAVTARLINNGQSCIAAKRFIAVEKIYDLFREKFVKSMESVKVGEPMDETTDLGPIAREDLLYELDAQVKDSIAKGASLLTGGKILPGRGFYYAPTILDNLSKGMPAYDDEIFGPVASLIKASNDQDAVRIANDSDFGLGASLWTSDRNRARKIASEIETGSVFVNGMVKSDPRLPFGGIKNSGYGRELSHYGIKEFVNIKSVWIK, from the coding sequence ATGCCAATTCAAACAATTAATCCGGCGACCGGGAAAATCGAAAAAACATTCAATGCATTTACAAATGATGAAATCCGGAATTCGATCGATGAATCTCACCAAGCCTTTCTCGGCTGGAGCAGAGTAGAATTTTCTGAAAGAAAAAAACTGATGAAGAACGCAGCAGAAGTAATGCGTTCCAAGAGAGACGAATATGCTTTTATTATTACAACGGAAATGGGAAAGCCTGTAAAACAATCGATTTCCGAAGTTGAAAAATGTGCCTGGGTATGCGACTATTATGCCGAGAATGCAGAGACAATTCTAAAAAAGGAAATTGTTTCTACTGATGCATCCGAGAGTTATATTGAATTCAATCCGTTAGGTGTAATACTGGCGGTAATGCCCTGGAATTTTCCGTTCTGGCAGGTTTTCAGGTTTGCCGCTCCCTCTTTAATGGCAGGAAATGTCGGACTGCTTAAACATTCTTCGAACGTGCCTATGTGTGCTCTGGCAATAGAACAGATCTTTTTAAATGCAGGTTTTCCGAAAAATGTTTTCAAATCTCTTCTGATCGGTTCGGAACCGGTAAAAGAAATTATTAGAAATCCTAAGATTAAAGCTGCTACACTAACCGGAAGCGAACCGGCCGGCCGAAAAATAGCAGAAGCCTGCGGAAAGGAACTTAAGAAAACTGTGCTTGAGCTGGGAGGAAGCGATCCGTTTATTATACTCGATGATGCCGATCTGGATATGGCCGCTGAAACCGCAGTTACTGCCAGATTAATTAATAACGGCCAAAGTTGTATTGCCGCAAAGAGATTTATTGCGGTTGAAAAAATTTATGATCTGTTCCGTGAAAAATTTGTGAAGTCGATGGAGAGTGTTAAAGTTGGCGAACCGATGGATGAAACGACAGACCTCGGTCCGATAGCCCGCGAGGACCTGCTTTATGAACTTGATGCACAGGTAAAAGATTCTATTGCCAAAGGAGCTTCTCTTCTTACCGGCGGGAAAATTCTTCCCGGAAGAGGATTTTATTATGCACCAACTATTCTCGATAATCTCTCTAAAGGAATGCCGGCATACGACGATGAAATCTTCGGTCCGGTTGCTTCACTTATAAAGGCCTCTAATGACCAAGACGCAGTTCGCATTGCGAATGATTCTGATTTTGGCCTTGGGGCATCCCTCTGGACTTCGGACAGGAACAGGGCAAGAAAGATTGCTTCAGAAATTGAAACCGGTTCAGTGTTTGTAAACGGTATGGTTAAGTCGGATCCGCGTCTGCCTTTCGGTGGAATTA